One Sciurus carolinensis chromosome 10, mSciCar1.2, whole genome shotgun sequence genomic window carries:
- the Cxcl13 gene encoding C-X-C motif chemokine 13, producing the protein MRLISAALLLTLLVSSLSPVHGVLEAYNTNLKCSCVQETSDFIHPAQIGRLQIVPPGNGCPNKQIIIRLKNKSVVCVKPQSKWIQRVIRHLRKKNMFSTPPAPVMKTTG; encoded by the exons ATGAGGCTCATCTCGGCAGCTCTGCTTCTGACGCTGCTGGTCAGCAGCCTCTCTCCAGTCCATG GTGTTCTGGAGGCCTATAACACAAACTTGAAGTGTAGCTGTGTCCAAGAGACCTCAGACTTTATCCACCCAGCCCAAATTGGTCGGCTTCAAATTGTACCTCCTGGGAATGGTTGTCCAAACAAACAAATCAT aaTCCggctgaagaataagtcagttgtATGTGTGAAGCCTCAAAGCAAATGGATCCAAAGAGTAATAAGACATTTACGGAA aaaaaatatgttttcaactccaccagctcCAGTGATGAAGACGACGGGCTGA